Genomic DNA from Nitratidesulfovibrio vulgaris str. Hildenborough:
GTCCTTCCCGGTCAGGCTGTGGTGCAGGATGGGGTGCCCCGGCAAGAGGATGAACCCTCCATGCAGCCCGGTGACCCGTTCATGGATGCGTCCTTCGAACCGGACGCCGGGGGCATTGCGGAACAGGCGCAGCTGAATGTCGGGCCAGAGGCCGAATCCGACGCGGATGTCGTGCCCGTCAGGCAGAAACGTGTGCCGCGGCAGCGCGATGCCACCAATGCCGCTGCTTGCCGCATGGCTTGTCCATGTGCGGATGCATGACCATGTGCCGGGGCTGAGGATTTCGTCGGCGTCGAGGTAGACGACCCACTCATGCGGGGTGGCATCCAGCATGGCATTGCGTTGCGCGGCGAAATCCGCATCAAGGGGGCGGCAGACATGGCGGACGGGCACGGCACAACCCGGTGTGCGGGAGGGGATGTCCCCATCCCATACTGCGGTCACCCCTGAAAGCCAGCTTGGGATTTGCGCGAAGAAGGTGTCCAGCCCCGGTTCATGCGGGTGGAGGATGGCGCAGACATGAAGGGGCGATACGCCCGAAGGCGGGGTTTTCCGGGTTGACAGGACAGGGGCTGGGTCAGGAGGCGATGGGGGCGAAAGCCGTGTCGCCATGAGAAAGAGTTTGCGTAGTTGCCGTAGCAGGGGGCGTTCGTCGGCGCCCTGACTGGCACAGAAGGTGACCAGCGTCGTCTCCGGGACGACACCGGCGTCGTGCAGAAGAAGCAGCAAGGCCCACGGGGATGTATCGCAAAGCAGCAGAAACGGGGGCTTCGCATCCTGCTGCTTGGGAGACGTCGGGGCATCATCGTGGGGTGATGGCGTGGCTACGGCTGGAGAGTCGGTCGGGAGACATCCCATGGGGCCGTCGGCAGAGATGTTGCGGGCGCGTTCACTGCCTGCCTCCGTGGTGCGGTAACCTTCTGGATTCGTGGAGTATGTTCCCAGACGGGCGCGTGCCATGTCGGGCGACATGGAGCACAGTACCAGCCGGACATGTTCCGGTAAGGCACCGAGAAGCGTCTCGATTTCGTGGCGTGAAGGCGTGCCGAGCAGCAAGACGTGACGGCGTCCCCCGTGGGCTGCGAGGCGTGCCACGCGCTCCATGTCGCGTGAGACGTTGGACGCGGCAGGACATGCCGGGCCGGAGGTCGGGTGCTGGCTGCCACCCTGCTGCGTGCGGGGGGCACTGTGCGGGGGGGCAAGCGCTGCCTCACGGGGGGCGGACATGCCGGGCAAGGCGGCGGCATCGGGGGAGGGCGCACACTGCACGGGGGCATCAGGGATGGGGGAGGCGACAGCGGATGCTGTGGCCGATGCCGGTGGCGATTCGGGCTGTTCCCCGCAAGGCGTTCCGGGCGTTGCGCTTCCTAGCCGCCAGCGGAGTATCTCCGGCGTCCAGAGTGCATGAAGTGGCGGGGTGTTCTGCTGCATGAGCCATGCGTCTCCTGCCGGAACAATGCCCCGTCCCAAAGCAGGATGCAAGGCCGCATCACATTTTCGGGAGGTCTCGCCCACGGGAGAGAATAGCGCCCCGCGGGAGTAGGGAAGGGCTGCCTGAACAGGCAGGGGAAGACCCTCTCGATGCGCCGCAACGGGCGAGGCTAGCCTTCCGGGATATTGCGCCCGGCATGGGCGAGTACGTCGTCGTAGATGTCGGCTGCCCGTTGCGTGATGCGGCGGATGTCGAACAGTTCGACGGCCTTTTGACGACCTGCTTCGCCCATGCGTCGGGCGACGACGGGGTTGCGCAGCAACCAGAGGATGGCTGCCGCATATTCTTCCGCATTGCCTGCCACGATGCCCGTCACGCCGTGCTGTACCAGTTCGAGTTGGGCGTTGTCGCGCAACTCGGGGCAGGGGTGCGTCACGACGGGCAGGGCCGCGCTCATGGCCTCGGCTATGGCAAGGCCGAAACTCTCACCCGTGTCATTGGCGTGGGCGAAGACGGAGAGGCGGCCGTAGAATGCCGCAAGTTCCTTGTCGTCGAGAAGGGGCGGCATGAAGCGTACATGTTCGCCTAGGCCATGGTCAGAGACGAAGGACTCGGCTTCGGGGATGCCGCCGACCACAAGGTAGCGGAAATCATGAAGTTCACCACGGAGCAGCGGCAGAAAGTCCAGCGCAAGGCGTGACCATTTGCCGGGGTCGGGGCGTGATAGCCTGCCGATGACAGGACGGCTGTAGTCCCGTGCGGCGGGCGGCGGCGTACCCTTGATGAACACCCGGGTGTCCACGGGGTTGTACAGTACGTCATAGCGGGGCGGCGTCGCGGGAATGCCGTGGACGGCCGCATACCTGCGGGCGCAGAAGTGCGAGACGAACAGGGTGCGGTCGATGCAGCGGGCTGCCGCAGAAGGGTCGTGTCTGCCGAAGACGTTGGTCTCGATGAAGCGAGGCAGGGTCAACCCAGCTTGTGTGGTACGGCAAGCTGCCCGTAGTGCCCTGAGAAGGGCAGGCGTGGGCCACCCGCCGCGGTGGATATGCACGATGTCGGCTTTGAGACGGCGCGCCCACATTCCCGGGTCGCCCCCTATATGGACGACAACGCCGGCCTCGCGCAGCATGGCACTTCGTGGCCCGTCCTGCGGAGACCAGACGGCACAGGTGTATCGGGTCGCATCCATATGGCAGGCGAGCGATTGCAGGACCTTTTCGGTGCCGCCGCAGCCCATGGAAGGTGCGATATGCAGCACAAGGCGAGGAGAGGTCTGGCCTTTCACTGCTGGCTCCGTTGACGCTGGGGGCAGTCGTATACCGGTTCGGGTAGGTGAGGTCTGTGTGGGCAATGCCGTGGCGACTTGCGGGGAATGGGGTCGCACCCGGTTGCTGCTGGCGTTCCGCACGTCAGCACGTCAGGCTTGGCACCGTGCGAGGCAGGCCTACCCCTGTGACAGCTTCCTGTAGAGATTGCTCGCTGCAAGCCGCTTGTTGGCGAAACCGCCCGGTATGCCCTGCCCGTCGGGCACGGTATGTCCGGCATGATCGGCCTGTCCCGTCGGGACGGCCTGTTTAGAAGGGGCAGAGGGGGCAGCCGGAGGCGCGGGCGCAGTGGTGGTCTGTCCGCCCGGTGACGCGAAGGGGAGTGTGCCGTGCGCGGCTGCGGGGGGAGGCGTCTGCCCATGGGCGGCAGGGCCACCGGGGGCGGCTGGCGCGCCGGTCTGTGGTGCGGGGCGTGTCGCCTCCTGTACCGCGGAGGGGGCCACGTGGGCTGGCGGTGGCATGACAGGCCTTTCGAAAGCCACGCCAGCTGCGGCTGGGGCCTGCGGTGTCGTCTGTCCGTAAGCTGCGTTGGCTTGCGCACGGGCCGCGAAACCCGCGGGCGGGCGTGGCAGACCGGGCATGACCGGGGCCCCACGCTGCGGCATGGCGGATGCGGGCGATTGGCGGGCCGCCACATCGGCGGCGGCTGCCTGCGCTTCGGGCGTGTTGACGATTTGTGCATAGGCACCGCGCAAGCCCGAAAGGACCTTGATGACCTCGTCGATGAGGTTGGGGTCGAGCTTCAGGTTGGCACTGAGCAGTCGGGTGCTGCAATAGAAGTAGAGCTTGTGGAGATTGTCTGCCAGTTCGCCGCCCTTTTCGGCGTTGAGGCTGCTGTCGAGTTCGTTGATGACGTCGAGCGCCTTGGAGATGAGCACGCCCTTACCGGCCATGTCACGGGCCGCCATGCGTTCCTTCGCCTGCGTCAGGAATTTGATCGCACCGTCGTAGAGCAGCAGCAGAAGCTCGCCCTGCGATGTGGTCGTCACCTGAGTCTGGAGGTACGCCTGTGCCGCCTTGTGCATGTATCTCTCCTTACTGCTTGCTGAGCTGTGTTATCTGGCTCTGGAGCGACTGGTTGAGCTGGTCGTAACGGGCGAGCGTGGCTGAGAGCGTAGCGAACTGGTTGCGCATGGTGCGTTCCCACTTCTCGATGCGCGAGGTCTCGCTTTCGATCTTCTTGTCGATGTCGTCCATGATGTCCGTGTAGTTGTTCTCAAGGACGGCCAACGTACCATTCTTGCCCAGCATGTCTGTGAGCATGCCGTCGATGTCGGCGGCCTTGCCCTGTTTGATGCGCACGCGGCTTGAATACGAACCGGGGGCGAGGTTGTCCACCTGCAGCAGAAGACCTCGAGAGTTGCCGTCCATGGAGGTCAGCGTGTGCGAGGCATCGTCGACCTTGGCGGGGCGGCCGTCTATGACGGCGTTGACGATCTTGCCTGAGGCATCGACCTCGTAGCTGACGTCATAGATGCCCGCCTTGGTCACGCCGTTGACCTTGGACTGGTAGGAGAAGTCGGGCGAGTCGGAGACGCCGATGCCATCGGCGGCGAAGAGTTCGGCCACCGCTGTGGGGTTGTTCTTGAGCGCCGCGTCGAGCTTCTCCTGATCGATGGTGAGCAGTCCGTAGTTGGGGTTGCCCTCCTCGGCGTTGGTGAGGATGCCTATCTGGGCGAGCGAGCTGTAGATGTCGCCGCGGTTGATGTTGCCATCCTTGTACTGGTACTCGAAGCCGGTGCTCTTGTCGGCGATGGCTGTCTTGAGCCGCGAGGAGATGAGCTGCACACCGTAGTTGCCGGTCAGGATAGAGCCTTTCTGCGCCTGAAAGAGCGATGCAGACTTGTCGGCACTGATGGTGGCCTTGTTGCTATCGACCTTGGTCTGTTCGGTGATCTTCGAGCGCACGGCGTTCATGCCGTCCACGAAGGCGGTGATCTTCTCCTTGATCTTCTCGATGTCCGTGGCGACCGTAAGCTGCGTCGTCCCCACATCCTTGAGGGAGATGTTGAGACCTTCGATGACGTTGGAGACCGTGTTGCTGGTGGACTTGAGCCAGCCCGTGGCGGGCCAGCCGTTGACGCGGAACTCCGCGTCCGTGGCCTGCTGCGTCTGCCATTTGGTGGGGTCGTTGCCCGGCAGCTTCGAGAGATTCGTGGAGGCGTCGATGGTGAGCGATGCCTCGGAACCGAGGTCCATCCCGTGCATCTGGAACGTCCACGCATTGCCGTTCTGTACGAACGAGGCACGTACACCGGGGTTCTGCGGGTCGTTGTTGATGATGTTCTTGAGCCCGTCGAGGGTGGTGCCGGGGGGCACTGTCATGGTGCGCGTCGTGCCCTTGTAGGTATAGACGAACGACTGGTCGGTGGTGGAGGTGTTCACCTGTTGCGTCTTGTCGGCGAACGTGTCGTTGAACGTCCAGATACCGTTGCTGGCGAGCTTGTTGACTTCGATGCGGTAGGTGCCTTCCAGCGCGGCGGAAGAGGTCGTGGCAGAGGCGACGGCTGCGTTCGAGCTTGAAGCCGTCTTCACGAGGAACTCTTCGAGCGTGTCCATGCCGTCCACGACGTTCTTGAACGTGGCGAGTTCGGTACGCAAGTCGCCGAAGGCGTCCTTGCGGCGTTGCCAGTCCGCCTTCCACAGGGTGAGGCGGTTCATGGGCACTTGTTCGATCTTCTTCAGGCCGTCGATGACCTGTGCGAAGTCGACGCCGCCGCCGAGACCGGTGAAGTTGATACTGCCGGAAAGATAGTCAGCCATGTTCGCTCCCCTGTGCGGAAGTTTTTGCCTTGCACGAGGCTCATCCAAACGGATGCAATCCAGATGCCACGTGACTGGACGCAGGGGCTCCTGCCGTTGTTATCGGCAACGCGAGCGCAGAGCTTTAGAGCGGGAGGTCAGAACTGTCGACAGGCCGACTCGTCGGCACTGAGGGTGGTCAGTCGCGCGAGGGTGTTCCGGGCCGCATCGGGGTCGATGCCGCGTCGCGTCACGAGGTCGGCGAGGTTCTCTTCGGCATCGCAGGGGCGCAGGTAGAAGGGCTGCACATCGTCGTGCGACCACGTCGCCGCGGCAGTGAGGCGTATGAGCGACTGGATGGTGGGCTGGTCATGGTCGGCGGGCAGCAGCAACGCCGCCGGAAGGTGCTCGGCGAAGAAGGCTCGGTTGCGGCTGAGCCCCGAACCGAGCACCACAGGTGCACCGCCGAATCTGAGTATGCGCTCGACAGCCCCCTGCAGATTCAGGGCCTCGACACGGGCGACAGGCACCGGCAGGCTGTCGCAGCCACGGGTGGTGAAACCCTGCATGTGCACGAGGCCCCTGCGGGCATGGGTGACCGCCCACACCAGCATGCCGGGCAACTGGCACGCCCTGTCCGCAAGGGCGTGCATGTAGTCGATGCCCGCTGTCTGCGCTCCGGTGGAGCGGGCGAGGGCCGCCGCGGTCGAGAGGACGAGCCTCAGTCCCGTGAAGCTGCCGGGGCCGTTCACACAGGCGATGCGGTCGATGTCGCCTATGGAGAGGTGCATACGGGCGAAGCCCTCTCGCAACGCCGGGGTGAGCAGTTCAGTCCCGCGTGAGGGGGCGTCCCACGCCTGTGCGAAGAGGCGCTGCCCGTCGCGCAGCACGGCAAGTTGCAGCAGCCCCTCGGCCGCGTTCATGATGAGGGTGAGACCGCTCATTGCCCGATGCGCACGATGTCGTTGTAGGTGGCAAGGAACATGAGACCCAGCAGCAGGACGAGGCCCATGCGCGTGGTCACCTCCTGCACCTTCTGCGGCACAGGTCTGCGGAAGAGCATCTCCAGCCCGAGGAAGATGATGTGCCCGCCGTCAAGGACGGGGATGGGCAGCAGGTTCAGCAGGCCGAGGTTGATGCTGATGAGGGCGGCAAGTGCCAGAACGCCTGTGATTCCAGAGTCCTTGGCTTCACGGCTGACCATCTGTGCGATCATGATGGGGCCGCCCACCGTGTCGAGGGGAACGACGCGTTCGAAGAGCTTCACGACACCCTTGCCCGTCATGGCTATCATCGTCCATGTCTGGCGTGCGCCGGTGACGGCGGCTTCGACCGGGGTCTGCGGCAAGGTCATGGTGGCGCCGGAAGCCTGAATGCCGATGAGGAAGGCGTCCTCCTCGTCACCGAAGATGGTCTTGCGGGTGCGGTGTTCGGGCACGATGCGAAGTTCGTGCTGCCCTTCGTTGCGCGTCAGGCTGAGTGTCACGGGGGCACCCTTGCTGGCGGCAATGGCGTCGGAGACCTGGTCCCACCGTTCGATGGATACGCCGTCGATGGCGACGATGCGGTCGCCCGACTGCACGCCCGCAGCGGCAGCGGGGCCGCCTTCCAGTACCTTGCCCACTTCGGGCAGCACGATGAACTGCCCGTGCACGAAGGTCAGGCCCCAGTAGATGAACCACGCCAGAAGCAGGTTGAACACCGGGCCTGCCGCGATCACGATGAGCCTGTGCCATGCAGGGCGCGCAGAGAACATCTGCCCCTTGGTGAACCCCTCGGGAATCTCGTCGTCGCTTTCACCCGCGAGGGAGACGTACCCGCCAAGCGGGATGAGCGACAGGCGGTAGTCGGTCTGCCCGCTGCGCCAGCCGAAGATGCGTGGGCCGAATCCCAGCGAGAAGGTGTGGACGCCTATGCCCAGTACGCGGGCGGCGAGATAGTGCCCCAGTTCGTGGAAGAAGATGAGACCGCCGAGAACCAGAAGCACAGAAAAGAAGCTGCTCATGCCATGCCGTCCGTGTTGGAGTGTCCGGCCCGTTCGTACACGGTGCGCCTCGTCGCCTCGTCGAGGGCCTCGATGCCTTCGATGTCGTGCGGCGTGGTTCCGTCGTGCATGTCGAGGGCACGGGCGATGATGTCCGGGATGTCGAGAAAGCGGATGCGGTCGCTCAGGAAGAGGGACACGGCCACCTCATTGGCGGCGTTGAGCACCACGGGCATGCCGCGTCCTTCCCGGTAGGCGCGGCGTGCCAGTTCGAGGCACGGGAAAGAGTGTAAGTCCGGCTCTTCGAAGGTCAAGCTGCCAGCCTTGACGAGGTCGAGGCGCGGCACCCCCGCGTCGACGACGCCGGGCCACGTGAGGCAATAGGCGATGGCGATGCGCATGTCGGGTGTGCCGAGATGCGCAATCTGCGAACCGTCTTCGTATTCGACCAGCGAGTGGACGATGGATTGCGGGTGCACCACCACGCCCACGTCGTCGATGCCCACGCCATACAGGTGACAGGCCTCGATGACTTCAAGCCCCTTGTTCATGAGTGTGGCGGAGTCGATGCTTATCTTCGCCCCCATGTTCCAGTTGGGGTGTGCGAGGGCATCACGGCAGCTGACCGCGGCAAGGTCGTCCCTTGAGCGGCCCCTGAAGGGCCCGCCCGAAGCGGTGAGGATGATGCGCCGTACAGAGGCCGGGTCGTGCCCCTGCAGGGCCTGAAAGATGGCGTTGTGTTCGGAGTCGACGGGCAGGATGACCGCGCCGCTTCCGGCGCAGTGGCGGCGGATGATGTCACCCGCGAGCACGAGCGATTCCTTGTTGGCGAGGCAGATGACCTTGCCATGCCGGGCCGCCGCTTCGGTGGCGCGCAGTCCTGCGGCCCCCACCTGTGCGGAGAGGACGGTTCCGGCCTCCGGCAGGGTCGCCATGGTGGCATACCCTTCAGGGCCGATGTGGATGTGCGGGGCGTACCCGGCGGGCAGCAGGTCCCGCAGCTTTGCAGCGCCCGTGGCATCCAGTACGCCGAGGTGTTCAGGACGCCATCGTGCGGCCTGCGCGGCCAGCTTCTCCACATTTCGAGCCCCGGCCAGTGCCACCACTTTGAAACGGTGCGGATGTGCCTCGACGACGCGAAGGGCGCTGGTGCCGATGGAACCTGTGCTCCCCAGCAGGGCGAGTGTGCGCGGTGTCTCGTGCTCCCATTCCGGCGATGGCATGGCGGAGATATAGCGTATCATGCGTGCAGTCCTTCCGGCCCGAGGGCCGCAAGCTCACGTCCGAAGCGGGACATGAGGTCGAACAGCATTCGTATGTCGTCGTCGGTGGTTCGATGGTTGGCGACACACAGACGGACACCTGCGCGGCCGCGCACAAGTGCGGGGGTGAGAAAGCCTTCTCCCGACTGTTCGAGTCGTTGCAGCAGGGCGACCTGAAGGCGGTCGGTCGCGGCCTCATCCCAGTGCGGTGCCCCCGCCATGGCGGAAGGGACGAACCGGGCACAGGCGATGGAGAGGGCCACCGGGGCGAGCACCTGCCACTCGGGTGATTCGGTGCACAGGTCATGAAAAAGCCGCGCCTGCGCCATGTTGCGTTCGATGATGCGTGCAAGTTTCGCCGTGCCGTATGTCCTGAAGGCGAACCAGACCTTCAGGGCGCGGTTGGCCCGACTCAGGATGAACGTGGTGTTCTTCAGGTCGTGTGGGCTTTCCTGGCCGAGATAGGCCGCCTTGGCCTTGAACGTGTCGGTCTGCACGGTGCGGTCGCGGAAGAGGGTGCAGCCGCATTCGAGGGGGATGAAGAACCATTTGTGCGGGTCGACGCAGACCGAGTCGGCCCTTTCGATGCCGTGCAGCAGCGAGCGACCGTGCTGCGTCAGCAGGGCAGCACCGCCATAGGCTGCGTCGACATGCAGCCACAGGCCTTCGTCGGCGCAGATGTCGGCCAGCGCGTCCAGAGGGTCGACGGCCCCGGCGGTGACGGTGCCTGCCTGCCCCACGACACAGAAGGGGGCGAAGCCCGCGGCCCTGTCGGCGCGGATGCGCTCGCGCAGCGCCTCCGGGATGATGCGGCATGCCGCGTCGGAAGGGATGGCCCGGACGTTCTCGCTGCCGAGGCCAAGCAGGGCCGCCGAACGTTCGATGGACATGTGCCCCTGGTCGGAGACGTAGAGCACGGGCGTCTTGTCGAGCGCACACAGGCCTCGCGTGCCGACCTCCGGGAAGTGTGCATGGCGCGCGACGGTGAGGCCCATGAGATTGGCCATGGTCCCGCCGGAGACGATGGTGCCGCCCGCCCCTTCGGGGAAGCCCAGCAGTCTGTGGAACCAGCCGAGTACGATCTCCTCGAGCACTGTGGCGGCGGGGCCGCCCTTGAACGAGAGCGGTGCCTGATTGAGACCGGTGCAGAGCACGTCGCCGATGGTTCCGGCGGGTGCTGGGCTGGTGGTTATCCATGCGAGAAAGCGCGGGTGTCCGATGCGGGTGGCGAAAGGCGCCACATGGTCGGCGACCTCCTGCAAGGCGGCGTCCACGCCGATGCCCTCCACGGGCAGGTCACCGGGAATGGCGGCGACGATGGCGTCGTGAGAGGCGGGATGCACCACCGGGGCGTCGGCGATGTGCGCGATGCGGTCGGCGATCATTCCGGCGACGCGGGTGAGGTCGCCGTGCAGGTCGTCGAGGTCGAGCGTCTCGAAGGGTGGCATGGTCGTGGTCTCCGCCTCCGGCATGTGTCCCATCAGAAGAACGCCAGCACGCTGTCGGCGGCGGCGTAGACGGGCACCACGAAGAGAAGGCTGTCGATGCGGTCGAGCAGACCACCATGACCGGGAAGCAACGTGCCCGAGTCCTTGACGCCGAGGGTGCGCTTGAGTGCCGATTCGAAGAAGTCGCCCAGCTGTGAGGCCGCGTTCAGCAAGACACCCAGCATGGCGAACTGCCACCACGGTCGCACACCCCACCACAGGCCGAGGCCCACGCACATGGCGATGCACAGCACAAGGCCGCCTATGCTGCCAGCCCAGCTCTTCTTGGGGCTGACGCGGGGCCAGATGCGTGCTCTGCCGAGGTAGGTTCCGATGTAGTAGGCACCGGTGTCGGAGATGAAGGCGGCAAGGGCCACCAGCAACTGGTCGCGTAACGAAAGATGCAGCACGGGCAGCAGCAGGAGGGGGACATACAGCAGGCCTGCGGCGAGAATCTGGCCGTCGGCGAAGCGGCTTTCATCGTCGCCACGTCCCCAGTCGCCGAGGAACTGCAACGCGCCAGCGAGAAAGGCTCCGGCAAGGCAGCCCACGAT
This window encodes:
- the dxr gene encoding 1-deoxy-D-xylulose-5-phosphate reductoisomerase; the encoded protein is MIRYISAMPSPEWEHETPRTLALLGSTGSIGTSALRVVEAHPHRFKVVALAGARNVEKLAAQAARWRPEHLGVLDATGAAKLRDLLPAGYAPHIHIGPEGYATMATLPEAGTVLSAQVGAAGLRATEAAARHGKVICLANKESLVLAGDIIRRHCAGSGAVILPVDSEHNAIFQALQGHDPASVRRIILTASGGPFRGRSRDDLAAVSCRDALAHPNWNMGAKISIDSATLMNKGLEVIEACHLYGVGIDDVGVVVHPQSIVHSLVEYEDGSQIAHLGTPDMRIAIAYCLTWPGVVDAGVPRLDLVKAGSLTFEEPDLHSFPCLELARRAYREGRGMPVVLNAANEVAVSLFLSDRIRFLDIPDIIARALDMHDGTTPHDIEGIEALDEATRRTVYERAGHSNTDGMA
- a CDS encoding phosphatidate cytidylyltransferase, with protein sequence MTLATSHLQRLVTGAALALLLTAGLALGGWVLVLLALVASSLALLEFYTMFWPCNDKLHMKAIGLVLGAGMLVAGHLDKPWLIVGCLAGAFLAGALQFLGDWGRGDDESRFADGQILAAGLLYVPLLLLPVLHLSLRDQLLVALAAFISDTGAYYIGTYLGRARIWPRVSPKKSWAGSIGGLVLCIAMCVGLGLWWGVRPWWQFAMLGVLLNAASQLGDFFESALKRTLGVKDSGTLLPGHGGLLDRIDSLLFVVPVYAAADSVLAFF
- a CDS encoding glycosyltransferase family protein encodes the protein MQQNTPPLHALWTPEILRWRLGSATPGTPCGEQPESPPASATASAVASPIPDAPVQCAPSPDAAALPGMSAPREAALAPPHSAPRTQQGGSQHPTSGPACPAASNVSRDMERVARLAAHGGRRHVLLLGTPSRHEIETLLGALPEHVRLVLCSMSPDMARARLGTYSTNPEGYRTTEAGSERARNISADGPMGCLPTDSPAVATPSPHDDAPTSPKQQDAKPPFLLLCDTSPWALLLLLHDAGVVPETTLVTFCASQGADERPLLRQLRKLFLMATRLSPPSPPDPAPVLSTRKTPPSGVSPLHVCAILHPHEPGLDTFFAQIPSWLSGVTAVWDGDIPSRTPGCAVPVRHVCRPLDADFAAQRNAMLDATPHEWVVYLDADEILSPGTWSCIRTWTSHAASSGIGGIALPRHTFLPDGHDIRVGFGLWPDIQLRLFRNAPGVRFEGRIHERVTGLHGGFILLPGHPILHHSLTGKDRQAIEARLRTFDIAAGRSLHRLSHEYPGLPRQAFEAAARHWGDAALYFRDA
- the tsaB gene encoding tRNA (adenosine(37)-N6)-threonylcarbamoyltransferase complex dimerization subunit type 1 TsaB; translation: MSGLTLIMNAAEGLLQLAVLRDGQRLFAQAWDAPSRGTELLTPALREGFARMHLSIGDIDRIACVNGPGSFTGLRLVLSTAAALARSTGAQTAGIDYMHALADRACQLPGMLVWAVTHARRGLVHMQGFTTRGCDSLPVPVARVEALNLQGAVERILRFGGAPVVLGSGLSRNRAFFAEHLPAALLLPADHDQPTIQSLIRLTAAATWSHDDVQPFYLRPCDAEENLADLVTRRGIDPDAARNTLARLTTLSADESACRQF
- a CDS encoding pyridoxal phosphate-dependent decarboxylase family protein produces the protein MPPFETLDLDDLHGDLTRVAGMIADRIAHIADAPVVHPASHDAIVAAIPGDLPVEGIGVDAALQEVADHVAPFATRIGHPRFLAWITTSPAPAGTIGDVLCTGLNQAPLSFKGGPAATVLEEIVLGWFHRLLGFPEGAGGTIVSGGTMANLMGLTVARHAHFPEVGTRGLCALDKTPVLYVSDQGHMSIERSAALLGLGSENVRAIPSDAACRIIPEALRERIRADRAAGFAPFCVVGQAGTVTAGAVDPLDALADICADEGLWLHVDAAYGGAALLTQHGRSLLHGIERADSVCVDPHKWFFIPLECGCTLFRDRTVQTDTFKAKAAYLGQESPHDLKNTTFILSRANRALKVWFAFRTYGTAKLARIIERNMAQARLFHDLCTESPEWQVLAPVALSIACARFVPSAMAGAPHWDEAATDRLQVALLQRLEQSGEGFLTPALVRGRAGVRLCVANHRTTDDDIRMLFDLMSRFGRELAALGPEGLHA
- the rseP gene encoding RIP metalloprotease RseP, translating into MSSFFSVLLVLGGLIFFHELGHYLAARVLGIGVHTFSLGFGPRIFGWRSGQTDYRLSLIPLGGYVSLAGESDDEIPEGFTKGQMFSARPAWHRLIVIAAGPVFNLLLAWFIYWGLTFVHGQFIVLPEVGKVLEGGPAAAAGVQSGDRIVAIDGVSIERWDQVSDAIAASKGAPVTLSLTRNEGQHELRIVPEHRTRKTIFGDEEDAFLIGIQASGATMTLPQTPVEAAVTGARQTWTMIAMTGKGVVKLFERVVPLDTVGGPIMIAQMVSREAKDSGITGVLALAALISINLGLLNLLPIPVLDGGHIIFLGLEMLFRRPVPQKVQEVTTRMGLVLLLGLMFLATYNDIVRIGQ
- the fliD gene encoding flagellar filament capping protein FliD, with amino-acid sequence MADYLSGSINFTGLGGGVDFAQVIDGLKKIEQVPMNRLTLWKADWQRRKDAFGDLRTELATFKNVVDGMDTLEEFLVKTASSSNAAVASATTSSAALEGTYRIEVNKLASNGIWTFNDTFADKTQQVNTSTTDQSFVYTYKGTTRTMTVPPGTTLDGLKNIINNDPQNPGVRASFVQNGNAWTFQMHGMDLGSEASLTIDASTNLSKLPGNDPTKWQTQQATDAEFRVNGWPATGWLKSTSNTVSNVIEGLNISLKDVGTTQLTVATDIEKIKEKITAFVDGMNAVRSKITEQTKVDSNKATISADKSASLFQAQKGSILTGNYGVQLISSRLKTAIADKSTGFEYQYKDGNINRGDIYSSLAQIGILTNAEEGNPNYGLLTIDQEKLDAALKNNPTAVAELFAADGIGVSDSPDFSYQSKVNGVTKAGIYDVSYEVDASGKIVNAVIDGRPAKVDDASHTLTSMDGNSRGLLLQVDNLAPGSYSSRVRIKQGKAADIDGMLTDMLGKNGTLAVLENNYTDIMDDIDKKIESETSRIEKWERTMRNQFATLSATLARYDQLNQSLQSQITQLSKQ
- a CDS encoding glycosyltransferase family 4 protein: MKGQTSPRLVLHIAPSMGCGGTEKVLQSLACHMDATRYTCAVWSPQDGPRSAMLREAGVVVHIGGDPGMWARRLKADIVHIHRGGWPTPALLRALRAACRTTQAGLTLPRFIETNVFGRHDPSAAARCIDRTLFVSHFCARRYAAVHGIPATPPRYDVLYNPVDTRVFIKGTPPPAARDYSRPVIGRLSRPDPGKWSRLALDFLPLLRGELHDFRYLVVGGIPEAESFVSDHGLGEHVRFMPPLLDDKELAAFYGRLSVFAHANDTGESFGLAIAEAMSAALPVVTHPCPELRDNAQLELVQHGVTGIVAGNAEEYAAAILWLLRNPVVARRMGEAGRQKAVELFDIRRITQRAADIYDDVLAHAGRNIPEG
- the fliS gene encoding flagellar export chaperone FliS, translating into MHKAAQAYLQTQVTTTSQGELLLLLYDGAIKFLTQAKERMAARDMAGKGVLISKALDVINELDSSLNAEKGGELADNLHKLYFYCSTRLLSANLKLDPNLIDEVIKVLSGLRGAYAQIVNTPEAQAAAADVAARQSPASAMPQRGAPVMPGLPRPPAGFAARAQANAAYGQTTPQAPAAAGVAFERPVMPPPAHVAPSAVQEATRPAPQTGAPAAPGGPAAHGQTPPPAAAHGTLPFASPGGQTTTAPAPPAAPSAPSKQAVPTGQADHAGHTVPDGQGIPGGFANKRLAASNLYRKLSQG